One window of Mesorhizobium sp. WSM4904 genomic DNA carries:
- the csgH gene encoding curli-like amyloid fiber formation chaperone CsgH yields MAGNAIAGHRPDMARRSSMTRLDKRKAVASATLLAAIAAGAAGATAGRDDANSGALRCEIRDTIEGDAILLEPLAYADRNISGTYTVSVSGGGTSGSANIRQGGAFEARPGSPASLGRMSVGASDAAYEVKLKVTAGGTSVSCVKQVPGAI; encoded by the coding sequence ATGGCCGGCAATGCCATTGCCGGCCATCGTCCTGACATGGCGAGGAGATCATCCATGACCAGATTGGACAAGCGAAAGGCAGTGGCATCGGCCACGCTCCTGGCCGCGATCGCCGCCGGCGCAGCCGGCGCGACGGCCGGCAGGGATGACGCGAATTCCGGGGCGCTGCGATGCGAAATACGCGATACGATTGAAGGCGACGCCATCCTCCTGGAACCTCTGGCTTATGCCGACAGGAACATCAGCGGCACCTATACGGTCAGCGTCTCGGGCGGCGGCACGTCCGGCTCCGCCAATATCCGGCAGGGCGGCGCCTTCGAAGCGCGTCCGGGCAGTCCCGCATCGCTCGGCCGGATGAGCGTCGGGGCGAGTGACGCCGCCTACGAGGTCAAGCTGAAAGTGACCGCGGGCGGCACGAGCGTCAGCTGCGTCAAACAGGTTCCCGGCGCGATCTGA
- a CDS encoding curlin — translation MTRISIIAAAFAAVVGFTAVAPAMANDVNIEQYGWRNSAGGAQHGYRNRIHVYQDGRFNTAIGQQYGHRNRSVIGQQGVNNYGATYQYGSRNAAGIAQFGSNHTAILTQDGNGNIAAGVQVGHGCNADVSQGGSGNVAAFVQDCP, via the coding sequence ATGACCCGTATATCGATCATCGCAGCAGCCTTTGCCGCCGTCGTCGGGTTCACCGCTGTTGCGCCCGCAATGGCCAACGACGTCAACATCGAACAATATGGCTGGCGCAATTCCGCCGGCGGCGCCCAGCACGGCTACCGCAACCGCATACACGTCTACCAGGATGGCCGCTTCAATACCGCCATCGGCCAGCAATATGGTCATCGCAACCGGTCGGTGATCGGGCAGCAGGGCGTCAACAACTACGGCGCGACCTATCAGTACGGCAGCCGGAACGCCGCGGGCATTGCCCAGTTCGGCTCGAACCACACCGCGATCCTGACCCAGGACGGCAACGGCAACATCGCCGCCGGCGTCCAGGTCGGCCACGGGTGCAACGCCGACGTCAGCCAGGGCGGCAGCGGCAACGTCGCCGCCTTCGTCCAGGACTGCCCCTGA
- a CDS encoding YggT family protein: MIALIQTIVVALDLYWWVIIASAIFSWLYAFNVVNSRNQFVDTIANMLYRLTEPALRPIRRFMPDLGGIDISPIILLLIIFFIRQFLLTTVLSLVV, translated from the coding sequence ATGATCGCCCTCATTCAAACCATCGTCGTGGCGCTCGACCTCTATTGGTGGGTCATCATCGCCTCGGCGATCTTTTCCTGGCTCTATGCCTTCAATGTCGTCAACTCGCGCAATCAGTTCGTCGACACCATCGCCAACATGCTCTACCGGCTGACCGAGCCGGCGCTCAGGCCAATTCGCCGCTTCATGCCCGATCTCGGCGGCATCGACATCTCGCCGATCATCCTTCTTCTGATCATCTTCTTCATCCGGCAGTTCCTGCTCACGACCGTGCTGTCGCTGGTCGTCTGA
- a CDS encoding DUF167 family protein, with product MSAPFRPRGDGIDLHVRLTPKAALDRIEGVETAADGRSHLKARVRAVPENGAANAALERMVAKALGVPGSAVSVVAGGTSRLKTVRILGDAGALAKNVEAFVRR from the coding sequence ATGAGCGCGCCGTTTCGCCCGCGCGGGGATGGCATCGACCTTCATGTGCGGCTGACGCCGAAGGCGGCGCTCGACCGGATCGAGGGCGTCGAGACGGCCGCGGACGGACGCAGCCATCTCAAGGCCCGCGTGCGCGCCGTGCCGGAGAACGGGGCCGCCAATGCGGCGTTGGAAAGGATGGTGGCCAAGGCGCTCGGCGTGCCGGGGTCGGCGGTTTCGGTGGTCGCGGGCGGCACGTCGCGGCTGAAGACGGTACGGATACTGGGCGATGCGGGCGCGCTGGCTAAGAATGTAGAGGCATTCGTCCGCCGTTGA
- a CDS encoding MurR/RpiR family transcriptional regulator: MKTPADIITRLQLMSQDGTKSDRRLAGLVLSDLDFASKAAISEIAARVSVSEPTVTRFCRNLGCEGLRDFKFYLAQAIAIGGQYLSPEPLSRDAREQRIASAITEAAIAAIQRASENLDMTTLMAVAARIAGSGNVLCIGSGGISSMMAMEMQNRLFRLGLSALAQIDGQLQRMYAAVATPETTLVAFSVSGYARSVIEAVEVAQQYGAATVAVTAPDSALAKVADTVIFLQPFEDGNIYKPTSSRYALLAIVDMIATTVAESRGPKVLENLRRIKQSVNTLKVDDPKLPLGD; encoded by the coding sequence ATGAAGACGCCGGCCGACATCATCACCCGTCTGCAATTGATGTCACAGGACGGCACAAAGTCGGACCGCCGGCTAGCCGGTCTCGTGCTTTCCGATCTCGATTTCGCCTCCAAGGCGGCGATCTCGGAGATTGCCGCGAGGGTCAGTGTCAGCGAGCCGACAGTGACCCGCTTCTGCCGCAATCTCGGCTGCGAAGGCCTGCGCGACTTCAAATTCTATCTGGCGCAGGCGATCGCCATAGGCGGCCAGTATCTGTCGCCGGAGCCGCTGAGCCGCGACGCGCGCGAGCAGCGCATCGCTTCCGCGATCACCGAAGCGGCGATCGCCGCGATCCAGCGCGCCAGCGAGAACCTCGACATGACGACGCTGATGGCCGTGGCCGCCCGCATCGCCGGCTCCGGCAACGTGCTTTGCATCGGCTCCGGCGGCATTTCCTCGATGATGGCGATGGAGATGCAGAACCGTCTGTTCCGGCTGGGACTGTCGGCGCTCGCGCAGATCGACGGCCAGCTGCAGCGCATGTATGCGGCGGTCGCGACGCCGGAGACGACGCTGGTCGCCTTCTCGGTCTCGGGCTATGCGCGCTCGGTGATCGAGGCGGTCGAGGTCGCCCAGCAATATGGCGCCGCCACCGTCGCCGTCACCGCGCCGGACTCCGCCTTGGCCAAGGTCGCCGACACGGTGATCTTCCTGCAGCCTTTCGAGGACGGCAACATCTACAAGCCGACCTCGTCGCGCTACGCGCTGCTCGCCATAGTCGACATGATCGCCACCACGGTAGCGGAATCGCGCGGGCCGAAGGTGCTGGAGAACCTGCGCCGCATCAAGCAGAGCGTGAACACGCTGAAGGTCGACGACCCGAAGCTGCCGCTGGGGGATTGA
- the ugpC gene encoding sn-glycerol-3-phosphate ABC transporter ATP-binding protein UgpC — translation MTDVQFRNLSKSFGQHKILEDIDLEIKSGEFVVLVGPSGCGKSTLLRMLAGLETITSGDLVIGGTRANDLPPQKRNIAMVFQSYALFPHLKAADNIGFGPKIRGESRAAIDDKVKKASGVLNLFSYLDRYPRQLSGGQRQRVAMGRAIVREPSVFLFDEPLSNLDAQLRVQMRTEIKALHQRLKSTIVYVTHDQIEAMTMADRIVVMDRGRIQQVGQPLELYDRPANKFVAGFIGSPSMSFVSGALKTADSKSWFETKGGGRLALAGKAASGSDTVEAGIRPEHFVIGAAEDAIAIDVDVVEPTGSETHVYGSVGDDTVRAVFRDRLQVKPGDRLPVSVDPRNIHLFDKATGLPL, via the coding sequence ATGACCGACGTCCAGTTTCGCAACCTGTCGAAATCCTTCGGCCAGCACAAAATCCTCGAGGACATCGACCTGGAGATCAAGAGCGGCGAGTTCGTCGTGCTGGTCGGCCCGTCCGGCTGCGGCAAATCCACCCTGCTGCGCATGCTGGCCGGACTGGAGACGATTACCTCCGGTGATCTCGTGATCGGCGGCACGCGCGCCAACGACCTGCCGCCGCAGAAGCGCAACATCGCCATGGTGTTCCAGTCCTACGCGTTGTTCCCGCATCTGAAGGCCGCGGACAATATCGGTTTCGGGCCTAAAATCCGGGGTGAAAGCCGCGCGGCGATCGACGACAAGGTCAAGAAGGCTTCAGGCGTGCTGAACCTCTTTTCCTATCTCGACCGCTATCCGAGGCAGTTGTCGGGCGGCCAGCGCCAGCGCGTCGCCATGGGCCGCGCCATCGTGCGCGAGCCTTCGGTCTTTCTCTTCGACGAGCCGCTCTCCAACCTCGACGCGCAGCTGCGCGTGCAGATGCGCACCGAGATCAAGGCGCTGCATCAGCGGCTGAAATCGACCATCGTCTATGTCACCCACGATCAGATCGAGGCCATGACCATGGCCGACCGCATCGTGGTGATGGACCGCGGCCGCATCCAACAGGTCGGGCAGCCGCTCGAGCTCTATGACCGTCCGGCCAACAAGTTCGTCGCCGGCTTCATCGGCTCGCCGTCGATGAGCTTTGTGTCCGGCGCGCTGAAGACCGCCGACAGCAAGTCCTGGTTCGAGACCAAAGGCGGCGGCCGGCTGGCGCTCGCCGGCAAGGCAGCATCCGGCAGTGACACGGTCGAAGCCGGCATCCGCCCCGAGCATTTCGTCATCGGCGCCGCCGAAGACGCCATCGCGATCGACGTCGACGTCGTCGAGCCGACCGGCTCGGAAACCCATGTCTATGGGTCGGTCGGCGACGATACGGTGCGCGCCGTGTTCCGCGACCGGCTGCAGGTGAAGCCCGGCGACAGGCTGCCGGTGAGCGTCGACCCGCGCAACATCCACCTCTTCGACAAGGCGACGGGCCTGCCCCTGTGA
- a CDS encoding SDR family oxidoreductase, protein MVSKADFEGKTVVVTGAGGGLGSAIVALMAERGARIVGCDQSAEALASPHIASRHVFDLLDRASIELAIPALLDSDGVPDILINNAGWTRAETLRTLTTEKIEQELDLNLTGVMTFADPLIKAMAGRGSGSVVFISSVNAISHFGNPAYAAAKAGINAYAKSIAVELGRSGVRANVVCPGSIRTAAWDHRLAKDPEILGRLKRLYPLGRIVNASEVAEAVAFLASDRASGITGAVVPVDAGLTAGYLPFIDDILGA, encoded by the coding sequence GTGGTGTCGAAGGCCGATTTCGAGGGCAAGACCGTTGTCGTCACCGGCGCCGGCGGCGGCCTCGGCTCGGCGATCGTGGCGCTGATGGCCGAACGCGGCGCCCGCATCGTCGGCTGCGACCAGTCGGCCGAAGCGCTCGCCAGCCCGCATATCGCCTCGCGCCACGTCTTCGACCTGCTCGATCGCGCCTCGATCGAGCTGGCGATCCCGGCGCTGCTCGACAGCGACGGCGTGCCGGACATCCTGATCAACAATGCCGGCTGGACGCGCGCCGAAACCCTGAGGACGCTGACGACTGAGAAAATAGAGCAGGAGCTCGACCTCAATCTCACCGGCGTGATGACCTTCGCCGATCCGCTGATCAAGGCAATGGCCGGGCGCGGTTCGGGCAGCGTCGTCTTCATCTCTTCGGTCAACGCGATTTCGCATTTCGGCAACCCCGCCTATGCCGCCGCCAAGGCCGGCATCAACGCCTACGCCAAATCGATCGCCGTCGAGCTTGGCCGCAGCGGCGTTCGCGCCAATGTCGTCTGCCCGGGCTCGATCCGCACGGCCGCCTGGGACCATCGCCTGGCCAAGGACCCCGAGATCCTCGGCCGGCTGAAGCGGCTCTATCCGCTCGGCCGCATCGTCAACGCGTCGGAAGTGGCGGAGGCCGTCGCCTTCCTTGCCTCGGACCGGGCATCCGGCATAACTGGCGCGGTGGTGCCGGTGGACGCCGGGCTGACGGCCGGCTACCTGCCTTTCATCGACGACATTTTGGGAGCGTGA
- a CDS encoding sugar ABC transporter substrate-binding protein has product MSLAKWTVGLLAGMSMLAFAAPADAGEVRVTVAEYSAKTGPYFEAVKKEFEAANPGITIKYEVVPWDVLLQKLTTDITAGTNADLSIIGTRWLIDFVQQDVAEPLDGYIKPEFKDRFIDTFLQPSIMNGHTYGLPIAASARAMYYNKELFEKAGIAKPPATWTELQEDARKIKGVGAFGFGLQGKEIETDVYYYYAMWSQGTEILNKDGTSGLSTPGALEAAKLYKSMIDEGLTEPGVTSNNREDVQNLFKQGKVGMMITAPFLSNQIKEEAPSLKYGVAAIPAGPTGARGTYGVTDSIIMFKNSKNKDEAWKLLDFLFTKEQRAKFTQGEGFLPVNKEEAKMDYYVNNADLAAFTALLPDARFAPVIPGWEEIAQITSDAMQKIYLGSAEPEAALKEAAAKANGVLKK; this is encoded by the coding sequence ATGAGCCTTGCGAAATGGACTGTCGGCCTGTTGGCCGGAATGAGCATGCTGGCGTTTGCCGCGCCGGCCGATGCGGGCGAGGTGCGCGTCACCGTCGCCGAATACAGCGCCAAGACCGGTCCTTATTTCGAAGCGGTGAAGAAGGAATTCGAGGCGGCCAATCCGGGCATCACCATCAAGTATGAAGTGGTGCCGTGGGATGTGCTTCTGCAAAAACTCACAACCGATATCACCGCCGGCACCAATGCCGATCTGTCGATCATCGGCACGCGCTGGCTGATCGACTTCGTGCAGCAGGATGTGGCCGAGCCGCTCGACGGCTACATCAAGCCCGAGTTCAAGGACCGCTTCATCGACACCTTCCTGCAGCCCTCGATCATGAACGGCCACACCTACGGCCTGCCGATCGCCGCCTCGGCGCGCGCCATGTATTACAACAAGGAGCTGTTCGAGAAGGCCGGCATCGCCAAGCCGCCGGCGACCTGGACCGAGCTGCAGGAGGACGCCCGCAAGATCAAGGGCGTCGGCGCCTTCGGTTTCGGCCTGCAGGGCAAGGAGATCGAGACCGACGTCTATTACTATTACGCGATGTGGTCGCAAGGCACCGAGATACTGAACAAGGACGGCACGTCCGGTTTGAGCACGCCGGGCGCGCTCGAGGCCGCCAAGCTCTACAAGTCGATGATCGACGAGGGCCTGACCGAGCCGGGCGTGACCTCCAACAACCGCGAGGACGTGCAGAACCTGTTCAAGCAGGGCAAGGTCGGCATGATGATCACCGCGCCCTTCCTGTCCAACCAGATCAAGGAAGAAGCGCCGAGCCTGAAATATGGCGTCGCCGCCATTCCCGCCGGTCCGACGGGCGCGCGCGGCACCTATGGCGTCACCGACTCCATCATCATGTTCAAGAACTCCAAGAACAAGGACGAAGCCTGGAAGCTGCTCGACTTCCTGTTCACCAAGGAGCAGCGCGCCAAGTTCACGCAGGGTGAAGGCTTCCTGCCGGTGAACAAGGAAGAGGCGAAGATGGACTATTACGTCAACAACGCCGATCTCGCCGCCTTCACCGCGCTGCTGCCCGACGCGCGCTTCGCGCCGGTCATTCCGGGCTGGGAGGAGATCGCGCAGATCACCTCGGACGCCATGCAGAAGATCTATCTCGGCAGCGCCGAGCCGGAGGCTGCCCTGAAGGAAGCGGCGGCCAAGGCCAATGGCGTGCTGAAGAAATAG
- a CDS encoding sugar ABC transporter permease — translation MQSRILPYLLTLPSLLLAAVVIFWPVWDLVQISTHDVNRFGQLRDFSGLANFWALAADPDFVAALWRTGLWTVLVVGGALLLSIPVAIILNSDFYGRGLARVIIMLPWAVSLTMTAVVWRWALNGESGMLNSALMKLGLISQNIQWLASAETAFPMQVLIGILVTVPFTTTIFLGGLSSIPDDLYEAAALEGATLFQQFREITFPLLKPFINIAIVLNTIYVFNSFPIIWVMTQGGPANSTDILVTHLYKLAFRIGKLGEASAVSLVMFVILLIFTMIYVRLAMREQRA, via the coding sequence ATGCAAAGCCGTATCCTGCCCTATCTGCTGACGCTGCCCAGCCTTTTGCTGGCGGCGGTGGTGATCTTCTGGCCGGTCTGGGATCTGGTGCAGATCTCGACGCATGACGTGAATCGCTTTGGCCAGCTGCGCGACTTCAGCGGCCTGGCCAATTTCTGGGCGCTCGCCGCCGATCCCGACTTTGTCGCAGCACTCTGGCGCACAGGCTTATGGACCGTGCTGGTGGTCGGCGGCGCGCTGCTTCTGTCGATCCCGGTGGCAATCATCCTCAACAGCGATTTCTATGGCCGCGGGCTGGCGCGCGTCATCATCATGCTGCCCTGGGCGGTGTCGCTCACCATGACGGCCGTGGTCTGGCGCTGGGCGCTCAACGGCGAAAGCGGCATGCTGAATTCGGCGCTGATGAAGCTCGGCCTGATCAGCCAGAACATCCAGTGGCTGGCGAGCGCCGAGACGGCTTTCCCGATGCAGGTGCTGATCGGCATCCTGGTGACGGTGCCGTTCACCACCACGATCTTCCTCGGCGGCCTGTCGTCCATCCCCGACGATCTCTATGAGGCGGCGGCGCTCGAAGGCGCAACACTCTTTCAGCAGTTTCGCGAGATCACCTTTCCGCTGCTAAAGCCGTTCATCAACATCGCGATCGTGCTCAACACGATCTACGTGTTCAACTCCTTCCCGATCATCTGGGTAATGACGCAGGGCGGGCCGGCGAACTCGACCGACATATTGGTCACGCATCTCTACAAGCTCGCCTTCCGCATCGGCAAACTGGGCGAGGCCTCGGCGGTGTCGCTGGTGATGTTCGTGATCCTGCTCATCTTCACCATGATCTATGTACGCCTCGCCATGCGGGAGCAGCGCGCATGA